agccaaccgacatgtacagtaaaacattttgtggagggtggctgccgagaggggcaatacctccaatatgattcacatttatacaaaattaaaggtcagtaaacactgtcatgaatgtttcccaccagttacgagagttaactctagcatgtttagtgtatctagtggtggtaaaacatggtgattttttctctctctggcaactctCTTTGTTGATGGtgggtataatgtaaacatgatatatagtttttttctggaaaatatttcaattatttttgttctgatgttaaaaatgttgagctgtggctgtgggtttaggctcacctaagggctgaatttttttttttttttaattctaacttaacattatccttatgttccaatttgctaataagttttgaaatataaaaatcatgtttaatggaaaacattttttttgtcaacccAGATATGTCaaactaacacattttagagctgaaattgcaataccatgatagcatgaaaccatgatattttggcttaaagttatcataccgtcagaatattatACCAGCACATGCCCATGTGAACAGCAAATTATCCAAGacatcaagggcataggtttgcatagggacggtagggacataacactaccaacttttcaggatgctcaaattgtccccaccaaattttaagcaacgttatatgcattatataatgagttcagttatacaggtgatttagattgtcttcccatatgttgtaaggataaaactgacccgaccattattaattgaattattttcattatgttcaaacttatatttaccccttttcacttgctgaatgtaccgGTCcatcccccccccgccccccccaattgcacgtttgattggctgatgactcgaCCCACCCCTGACACACGCACGCTCACAGGCACACAGcccagacagaaatacatgtcgaaaacatgccgcctcctccgaacACGAGggatattaaaaaattttttggggTCAGCAGCAGccagtaatttaaaaagacgccaatgttgtggaggtggaaaccacatcactaattttgctactaaaagtccgacctgcaacagagttagcataacattaaactgtgtgaacctgctaacctgcaaaacacgAGTAGGAAGCTGTTTAGAAGTGTCattctttttgtgttttctactgttaacatgaattaaactgagaaatgtTGTGAAGTCTGCTGGATACGATAAAACCAGAAAAACGTGAGAAAGAAGCTGCTTAAAGAGGGACGGGTGCTGCGTAACCTCATATGTTGGTCACACAACACTACATAATTATAATTAacaatttatatttaacaaaaattgaggggggcttgggggggatgccgcgagctacccacactagcgttgcgatggACTGGTCGATTGTGATCGacataatgagcacccctgatttagcatatcattTAATTGAGTTCATATTTGTTAGtagtgtagccctgacccccgttctcccaatctatttggtcttattaatgttccaccaaaaatgtacatgcaggttatgctgttatatcgtccctaccaatgttgagagcaAAACTACGCCCTTGCATGAACAAACAATAATTTATGAATGATAATCGAAATAATACGATGACATAATGTAATTTTTCATGTAATAATTTTTTGAGCCAGTGGATACTTTTCACGTCGGATGCTCCATTCTGGGTGGGGACCTCactttcccaatttttctttcttttttttttttttttttttttcatctcattTTTTGTGCATACACTCACGAACAGGCTTTTGGGCCGAGAGTCAGCACCGTGGACAGCAATGTTGCAGCACAagccacacaaacacacactctaATTGCGTGTTTTTGACTATTTCCTGGTCGGTCTGCCATTTGACTGCATTACACAAACAACGCACAAAAAACATCTTATTTTAACACGCACTTTCACAAACGAACACACAGTGAATACGTTGTGTAATGTCACGTCTTGGGGTGTGCGTTTGTTTTAGGAGCACGAACGAGCCGGAGGCTGCAGAAAGCGGCAGACATCGTCAGCCTTGGGTGTGTCCCCAACTGACACATGAATGGAAGACGTACACAAACAACGccattctgtcaaataatggaGGGGTCCGACATACCATGGGTAGGAGCAAAAATATAGAAAACGATCAAAATcacgaaagaaaaaaagagagcGAGACAAAGATGCAATAAAGAAAGAAACGACATGTCTTGTGTTTGTGGGCCACTGCAGCAACTCCTCACAGCTCAACACCGCCCCACGCAAAAGAGGCTAAATAAGAGCAATTTGGATTGAATACAAATAGTTGTGATCATATTTGAGTTGGATTCGATCAAATAGGTGCAGTTGGCGCGCATGCGTGCCTCTCCTCGGCGTGACTTAATGACATTTTCCCCATAAAGACGTGAAAAGGGGGGGAAATAGCGAGAGGGCGTCACGTCATTTTATGCAATTCAAGCATCAGTCATCATATTTCACGTCGATCTGCTAATAAAAATGTTTGTCATGAAGCAGGCAGGCCAGGATTAGGTGATAGGGTGACTCACCGCTCTGTTCTCccaaaaagaccagtttaaattTCCGCAGGGGGTTCCCCAAATCTCCTCCAGCTGACATGTTGCCACTTGTTTGTGGTGCGGGTTCTCAAAGTGGATGATCGAGGAGTAGAGGGGGGGGAAGGTGTCGACGTGTGTCTTGCTTCCAAGGCGGGCGGGCGGGATGCAAGCAGGACGACGATGATGATAATGCTGATGATGCTGATGATGAAGAGGATGATGCTTCCCTCTCTGCTGCGAATGATGGGAATGCAGCTCGGCGTCCTGTTGGCAGCTCGATGGCGCTTGCACGCATGCGCGACCTCACCTACTTTCAACCCTCAGGTCCACCACATATAGTGGCATGACTGTTAGGTCGCTGCCAgccccccagtcaaaatggattggaagtctattaccgtcaatggcagtcaggcCTGGTGTGGCTAATCGGGAAGATCGGGACAAATCCTGGTGGGTCGACCGGCCAGGAGGGCTGGTCtgggttttaaacatttttaatactaatatagtttttttgtttggtatttattcatGATAGTGAGTATTACTAACAGTGCTGGTCAAAaccattggcacccctgcaattctgccagataatgttcaatttctcccaataaatgattgcaattacaaatgcgttggtactaatatcttcatttattttgcttgcaataaaaacacaaaagagaatgggaaaagatTTAAAACATTATAATTTAATACAAGActacaaaaatgggccggacaaaagtattggcaccctttgaaaaatcatgtgatgtttctctaatttgtttaattaacagtacctgttacttacctgtggcgcacaacaggtggtggcaatagctaaatcacacttgcagccagttaaaatggattaaagttgactcaacctctgtcctttgtccttgtgtgtaccacagtgagcatggagaaaagaaagcagaccaaagaactgtctgaggacttgagaagcaaaattgtaatgaggcatgggcaatctcaaggctacaagcccATCTCCAAAGACATGAATGTTTCTGTGTCTACTGTTATGACCCTGTGGGTCAGTTGTTCtttttgcttcttttttttccactggtgtgtgtgcgtgagttGGGTGGCTGATTGAGTGAATTAGGTGCAGGTGTTGCTGATTCAGTCACTCCTGATTGGTGCCCCCTGATTGGCCAAGGTTTGGACTTCTTGGCCTACTTAAGAAGCTTGCCACAAGCACTCTGACTCCTCTCCAGGCAGACCAGCAGTCAGAAACGCCAGTTCGTGTGTTCGGTTTTCAGCAGTGATTCCTGTTTCATGTAATCTTTGTATATAGTGTAAATAGTTGAGAAGTAATGTAGGAGGGACATGTCTTTTTGTTTTacagttttctcctgtttttggTTGATAGGAGTTAGGTGAAGGAAATGTCTTTAATttgaccttttttctttttagggaAGGTAGGGTTTCTTAGATTgttatgtttgttattttggcgaCTTTCTCCCTCTGAGCCAAATAAAGACACTGCTATTGATTTTCCGTTTTCACTGGCTTTTCTGGGTGAGGGTTTGACAGGAGGAGCACACCCAGTGTTACGTCCAGAAACCCCTAGACCGGGGCGTTACactaccatgcgcagtgtcatcaagtgtatagcccatggcactgtggctaacctccctagatgtggacggaaaagaaaaattgacgagagatttcaacgaaagattgtgtggatggtggataaagaacctcgattaacatctaaacaagttcaagctgggtACGTAACACGTGGTGGCAGtagctaaatcacacttgcagccagtaaaaatggattaaagttgactcaacctctatcctgtgtccttgtgtgtacaacattgagcatggagaaaagaaagcagaccaaagaactgtctgaggactagaGAATCAACATTgtaaggaagcatgggcaatctcaaggctacaagtccatctccaaagacttgaatgttcctgtgtctaccgtgcgcagtgtcatcaataagtgtaaagcccatggcactgtggctaacctccctggatgtggatgaaaaagaaaaattgatgagagatttcaacaaaagattgtttggatggtggataaagaacctcgactaacatctaaacaagttcaagctgtcctgcagtccgaggatacaaaagtgtcaacccgtactatctgtcggcgtcttaatgaaaagggactctatggtaggatacccaggaagaccctacttctgacccagagacataagaaAGTcagactggagtttgccaaaacttacttgagaaagccaaaaacgttttggaagaatgttctcttgtcagaagtagagcttttgggaaaaggcatcaacatagagtttacagggggaaaaaaacaaggccttcaaagaaaagaacacggtccccacagtcaaacatggcggaggttccctgatgtttatgggttgctttgctacctctggcatttctgctggggttgaaaatttgacagaacttcGGGCACACATAGAGGGCAATAAGTCTAGTATAGCGCTCCCCCGGTGGGCACGCGaaggaccgaggggggtgtgcgacaagccgcaggtcgtcggccgagtggcattctcggtggacaatcagccacaaaatgcaagccacatccgtattaaaacgtatgccatgatcccagtatttgacataatataaaatatgatgtttacttcctcgtaagtccaatggtcccacagtagtagggcttgttttggccaatatccgcggtgaatgggaaccgtttgaaacccaaaaaggctcacacgcctctccctggtgcagcaacaattttctgcagcacatttggctggcgtgataaaataaaaaataaaaatagaaatatatatatatatatatatacacaatagaaaaataaacgaattaatccgcaaaacaggctgaatctgcagtccatctgaacgctatataaaacaatgctgtattgttagatgctgacccgggtgacgtcacattcgcattcgtcctaaaccagaGACAGGAGCCggaagttactcattttcatggcgtgggattcaaaaattgaatatataaaacgatcgcttccacgcacattcaagcggtccatttcattcaggagcataaaacacagcatgaaatatgaaataaacatgctttttggtgtcatacgcactttaagggttacaagcaacaaaattatTCAGATAGTATTGCAATACACTCCTAAAAACATACTTTGCAGAACAAATAGAAAATGTATAGCAACTGTAAAACAGTCAAGAAAATGACAACCATCTTCCTCACGACGTGTCCTGAGGGTTCTGGAgcttatcccagctaactatggtcagtcgtggggtacaccctgaattggttgccagccaatggaACTATCGCAAAACTTGTCCATGGTCCAGTCTTACTCatggtgatttttttctcactggCAAGTTTTAGTTCATTCATGAAtgcataattttatttttaaagtcatGCACTTGTTTTACACTATGATTCATATGACTGCTCGTTACATTGTTACTTATGTACATTTaagaataataatgatttatatttaaaaaacaaaacaaaaaccagcaATTTACTGCAAGTAGATTAACAATTTACCTGACTGTGTCAAACTTCAGAGGCAAAATACCCCCATTTAGGAGAAGTTTGGAGACCAGATACCTAGTTTTGAAATTAGAAGGTATTTAAGCAAGTAACATTAAGTTGATCCACATGATTTCCTCTGATTGATTTGCCACAGGAATTGATGTAGCGACTGTATCTGGACCCCAGTCCTTGAGTTCAACATTTGTGCTGCAGACTTTCTCTAGCCCTGTGACTTCAAACTTTAAATTGTCCAGATGTGAATCTGGTAATTCAACCCCCCCGATTCTTGACTGTGAGGCAAGATCTGTTAACCAATAGGGCTCAGACAGGTTAAAATGTATGTAAACGATCTTTTGTATGTGCTTTTCAGCGGATGTCAAATAACCACATATAGCACAGCAACTGAAAACTATGACTAGTGTTCAAAATCAAATATCTCTGCCTCCTTCTCCTTCCAGAAAGCAAAGCTGCGATCAATATATTGACAAATATCTTCGTTTTTGAAGGATGACAAGTCCATGCCGCTGTCACCCTCATCTGACAAAACACTTTGAAACGAAAGCAATGACCCAGAACCAGACTCTTGTCCCGACTGACTGAAGAAGCGAATTTTGATGTCATCAAAGCCATCGCTCCAATGTCTGCTGCCGGTTCGGATTTCATGAAGAACAACCTTGTGGAATTCCCGCACCCTCTCCCAGGGAAAACTCCCCACGTGGTCAAAGACTTCGAAACAGAGCAGATGTCTCATCTTCCTCTCGACCGGTGACAATTTCTGCTCTAATATGCGGAAGTACCCTATCATAAAGAGATCCAATGTCAAGCTATCATGGCTCATCGCCACACCATCCACCTCAGGTAGGAATTGTTCTGGCGAGTAGACGGTAAGTTGACTTTGGGACAATGTCAAATGGGTAGTTTGAGCACCACGCTGCTGGAGTTTATTCCTCCAGGAAGTTAACAGTTTGTCCACCGCACCTCGCTTTTGGCAGAACTGAAATAAGGAGGGGATtcttttctggccttttcctgaTTTTGTGTCACGCACAGCTGCCCGCATAGTGACAGCATAAGCCGACTTCTTCCAGTGGCTCAGGAACAACACTACAATGCGCTCTTTCCTTAGACTTGTTGTCTCTATAACATGTGAATGTTTGAAAGGATCTCCACTGAACTTCATGCCTCTATTTGGCCTGTTCATCTCTGATGTTTTAGATATCATTTGGCTCTCCGAGGCCTGGCTTCCTGGAACCACCCCGGCAAAGGGATAAATACCCCCAATCTGTCCTTCAAAGTTGGTTCGGAGGTTTCTGACAGATACTCCGGATTTACGGATTTCCTTTTCTGCCCGTTCCCTGTTGCTACTTAAACGATGACCAAAAATGGATACCGTCTGAAGTCCATTTTGTTCAAGTACCATTTTATGGTTAAGGTCTACCTCCAGATCCCTTGACCTGTGCTGTCCCTTCGTTGTATCCTccagtgaggtcttttgtgctcCATTCTCGATGGTCAGAGTCAGGTTGGCTACCAACAGTGACATTGTCCTGACTATCTCCGAGACTCGATTGCACCATACTGGCAGAGCTTTCCTTCCATGCTCGTCCATCTGCTGCAGAGCTTCTTTATTCAGAGAAATGTTCAGAATCTGCTCAGGTAACACAGAATTTAGTTCTTCCATCAACCTGGTCAGTTCCAGTTCATATGCCTGGTGACGCTTCTGGAGGGACATGTTGTCGATTTGCTGTTGCAGATACAGCAGGTCATCTTCAGTTAAAAGCTCGCCAAAGGGGCCCAGAACTGCATTGTGGGCCTGGGAGAACTTCCAGCCGTCCACAGGTGGGCAGTCAGAGGTCATGATCTGTTTGGGGAAGCAAAATATAGATTAATAGGATAACACGACAAGGGCAAATTGTTCAGCATTttacaattcaattttattgctaTGGCACAAACTCACAGAGATATTTAAACACTGTTTAAAAATGAGCAGGTTAAGAACTGTCAATCtcaaatataaataatacaCAAACAGACAGAACCCAGGCTGTCTCTGCCAGATGGGTTGAGATGGAGAGACAGAGTAGAGGGACAGAGGGTAGATAGCGGGATTGAGTGATGGTGGCAATGGCTATTGACCTCCCGTTTGGGAACTGTCTTTGAGAACTACCGAAGATATCCTGACAGGGAAGTCTGGGCATTTTTACCCAGACTTAGATAGGTTTCAACTCAAAGCAGATGGTACCTGTCTCCTCTGGTCTTCCTCCTCCTGAAGTCGGGTCTGCATCTGTCTCACCATCACCTGACGTTTCCACTCAGCGATGGGGTGACCAGCCTCATCATGAGTGGGCACCAAGGCGTCGATGTCTGCTGTTATCACATCCACAACCGCTTCATCCAGTCGATCATCCTCACTTACGAGTTTCTACAAAAAGATCATGCCTTACATCATCACTTACACTGGTCTGTGAGAGAACAGGTACAGATGCTTGGGACTTGCTATCTTCAGGACCTTAGTTTGATTCCCAGTTTGGGATTTTTATGTACACGCTATAAATTGATAGAAGTTAAAAATTTGCCTCCATGAACTTGGATTGGTAGATGTTAAGGTTGTAGGTTCAAATTCAACACATACTACTTCTGGTAGAAAATTAATGAAAGTGGAAATAAAAagaacacacacaaagaaaACTAACAACAAACATAGCAAATCACAAAAAATAGAATCCACAAGGAAAAGGAGGTCGCAAAATACTAAACAATTTGGAGGAGGTCAACTCAAGGAGAAGCTTGAAAAATGGAACCAGATGGAGCCAAATGGAAGGATCTCATTGGAGACATACGCCCCATTAAATGTACAATGGTCTTATGAAGAAAGAAGCACTGAGGGTTAAATCATACTCCTACCTACCTGTAACTCCCATTATGCATACTCCTACCTACCTGTAACTCCCATTATGCATACTCCTACCTACCTGTAACTCCCACAAGTTTTCTCTTGACCACAGACACCTGTCCTGATAATTACAACCCAGCCCATTGTCTAGTCGTGGAACTGGCAATGAGGTTCACTGTTTTTGCATGAGAGGCTACCATAAGGTACTGGTCATTTGGCAACTTGTAGCTCACCGTTGGTCCACTTAGGATGGCCGCCGTTATGCCGGCCTGCCTTAAGGATTTGATGGACTTCGCGTTGGACATCAGTGTGAGATCTGGCTCTGGAGGCTTCAGCTGGTTGAACGATGTCATCACTAGAGACGCATCACAACATGTCTTTTATTCAATCCTCAGTTTCCATTTTGTTTCATAGATTGTCTCTCAGGGTAATCATAATTCCAtaaatttaaatttcaaattaAACCGAGATTTTACTTAATCGTGATGCTGAGAAATGTTCAAATgctaaagaaagaaaaaaaaagttgacacgGGTAAAACTGTCATGACATTCTTTTATCATATTTCGGTGTGGCTTAGTTCCTACCTTGGTCACCTTGTTTAAGTattcttgagcaagatactgaacctcaCATTGCTCCATTACATGCTGTATATTCAATAGGTAAATGAGGATATAGTCTCAAAGTgcttgaagtgccatgaaggttTAAAAGCACTATACAAATGTAAATCCATGTATTTACAATATCATTTTTTTGGCTTATTATGATTAACAATTTGTTTAAATGTGTACTCCAGTGAAAGTCTACATagattatttgatttggtcaaagaGAAGAGTTTTGTTAACAAGCCCACCAATTGAATCTATCGCAAAACCACGCCCCCAAATCACAAAAGTCGAACACCAAACGGAGAGCTGCATAGGAATGCTGTGTTGTCATCACTTAAAACATCTTTAAAATTGCTGGTTTAACACTGTGTGTGGGATACCTATAATTCCGATACCAGGTACCCTGAAAGATTAGGGGGAAGATTTTTTTGGTGCCTTTTTTAAAGCCTTAAAGAAAGCTTGCAAAATGCAAGCTATGGATAAGGCTCTGTTGTCAACCACATGAACAACTGAATGTCAAAACAGTCACCCATGGACACTTATGCTTCCTCAAAGGTAAGTTAATGATTGATttgtaacaacaacaaaaatacagtgccttgcaaaagtattcggcccccttgaatcttgcaacctttcgccacatttcaggcttcaaacataaagctatgaaatttaatttttttgtcaagaatcaacaacaagtgggacacaatcatgaagaggaacaacatttattggataatttaaacttttttaacaactaaaaaactgaaaagtggggcgtgcaatattattcggcccctttactttcaatgcagcaaactcactccagaagttcagtgaggatctctgaatgatccaatgttgtcctaaatgaccgatgatgataaatagaatccacctgtgtgtaatcaagtctccgtataaatgcacctgctctgtgatagtctcagggttctgtttaaagtgcagagagtattatgaaaaccaagcaacacaccaggcaggtccaagatactgttgggagaagtttaaagccggatttggatacaaaaagatttcccaagctttaaacatctcaaggagcactgtgcaagccatcatattgaaatggaaggagcatcagaccactgcaaatctaccaagacccggccgtccttccaaactttcttctcaaacaaggagaaaactgatcagagatgcagccaagaggcccatgatcactctggatgaactgcagagatctacggctgaggtgggagagtctgtccataggacaacaatcagtcgtacactgcacaaatctggcctttacggaagagtggcaagaagaaagccatttctcaaagatatccataaaaagtctcgtttaaagtttgccacaagccacctgggagacacaccaaacatgtggaagaaggtgctctggtcagatgaaaccaaaattgaactttttggccacaatgcaaaacgatatgtttggcgtaaaagcaacacagctcatcaccctgaacacaccatccccactgtcaaacatggtggtggcagcatcatggtttgggcctgcttttctttagcagggacagggaagatggttaaaattgacgggaagatggatgcagccaaatacaggaacattctggaagaaaacctattggtatctgcacaagatctgtgactgggacggagatttatcttccaacaggacaatgatccaaaacataaagccaaatctacaatggaatggttcaaaaatcaacgtatccaggtgttagaatggccaagtcaaagtccagacctgaatccaatcgagaatctgtggaaagagctgaagactgctgttcacaaacactctccatccaacctcactgagctcaagctgttttgcaaggaagaatgggcaagaatgtcagtctctcgatgtgcaaaactgatagaaacataccccaagcgacttgcagctgtaattggagcaaaaggtggcgctacaaagtattaacgcaagggggccgaataatattgcacgccccacttttcagttttttatttgttaaaaaagtttaaattatccaataaattttgttccacttcacgattgtgtcccacttgttgttgattcttgaaaaaaaattaaaattttatacagtatctttatgtttgaagcctgaaatgtggcgaaaggttgcaaggttcaagggggccgaatacttttgcaaggcactgtaataatATTTGATAGCATGCAGTAGAAATGTAGACTTAACTATTAACGTTAGTTTGCTAACATTTGACTGCCTACTTGTTTACTAGCCTGTCAatgcacaaatagaataaaatataacTATTCTACGCTGTCAAGACCCTGAAAGGCACTGAaagtcaaaataaaacattacaaaCTTTCTAAAAATAATGGAATATGTACTTACGTTTGGTCACGGATGCACGCAAAGGAATATTCTCTTCACACACACCTAGCATGTTCATGCACACGCTTATgttggatttaagcttggatttacttatGATTGGCTTTaactacaaaagctgtaccgcatacaaacaggaaggattgtctcaggagtgatttgttcgaggattcacggTAAATATTTTTCGttaccatgcatgcgtgattgaagcatttattcgcaggaattttcttctttgtgtaCACATGGAGGAGGCTAATTtttgtaactgactagcctcatagtttacttttaactaagaatcaagactattttacgtccatatctatgaagaattcggggatttaagcatttattcacaagaaatttcgCCAGGAAAGCTGctgttacgccaggcggccgctagcctcattcgctaacactatatagtgtataatgataataaagggctattctattttataataagttgtgatcatataaagaatttattaataatcgatttacatattataattgattctgcatgttttccttaagtattaagtttctgatgtgaaattgagtgatttattagctgttgaaaacttgcagtgaattaaaaaaaaaaaaaaaagtttctattttggtcaaaaaccaatatgatatgttaaatattgctattgatcctgaaaatataggtgattatctctgcatttggtgttttttgtgcatctagtgtaaaatctaagaattttattgccattttaagttgtgttatataaaaaataattaatcagaattttataagggaacgactttgaatttttttgatgtcgctgctcatggagactcatatatggctaaggtagttgcctgttttggttttaggtcggtagcagctttggttttgtgaatatttgaatttgaagtttttgaaaataggccccctacgaatcggccacgtttcccgtgtcatgtcaataggtatgaagtctatggagtaTATATAGACACCTACGGAAAATTTTGTCTTCAAGAGCCTAAAATGCATGTTCGTGGATTACCCGAGGAGGCCGTGTGGATGTAATGCATGGATCCTGTTTGTCTTTTGGGAACATTAGCCTGAGTCACGGGAGACAAGGATGAAGTGGTCGTCTCGGGGAATCGAGGCAGGGGGAGCACCTCCTTCACTGGCTGCTGGCAGCACATACATTACAATACATATACGCAGCGCTTAATTTATGATGCTTGGAatatttagattttaaaaaaatgacatggAAATTGCATTGAGACAACTGAAAATTGGTGTAAGCATAACTTTAACACATTTGCAGCCATTGTAGGGGTTGACGtctaatctatttgaactgggaaggctgCCACTGAATGATCACTCCAAGGGCATAGGTATGCATAGGgaaggtagggacataacactaccaacttttcaggatgctcaaattgtcccctccaacttttaagcaactttatttgaattatataatgattataatttatgataattattaatgattataatttatcatgtcttcccatatgttgcaagaatagaattgacccttccattat
The DNA window shown above is from Corythoichthys intestinalis isolate RoL2023-P3 chromosome 14, ASM3026506v1, whole genome shotgun sequence and carries:
- the espnlb gene encoding espin-like protein — protein: MCCQQPVKEVLPLPRFPETTTSSLSPVTQANVPKRQTGSMHYIHTASSVMTSFNQLKPPEPDLTLMSNAKSIKSLRQAGITAAILSGPTKLVSEDDRLDEAVVDVITADIDALVPTHDEAGHPIAEWKRQVMVRQMQTRLQEEEDQRRQIMTSDCPPVDGWKFSQAHNAVLGPFGELLTEDDLLYLQQQIDNMSLQKRHQAYELELTRLMEELNSVLPEQILNISLNKEALQQMDEHGRKALPVWCNRVSEIVRTMSLLVANLTLTIENGAQKTSLEDTTKGQHRSRDLEVDLNHKMVLEQNGLQTVSIFGHRLSSNRERAEKEIRKSGVSVRNLRTNFEGQIGGIYPFAGVVPGSQASESQMISKTSEMNRPNRGMKFSGDPFKHSHVIETTSLRKERIVVLFLSHWKKSAYAVTMRAAVRDTKSGKGQKRIPSLFQFCQKRGAVDKLLTSWRNKLQQRGAQTTHLTLSQSQLTVYSPEQFLPEVDGVAMSHDSLTLDLFMIGYFRILEQKLSPVERKMRHLLCFEVFDHVGSFPWERVREFHKVVLHEIRTGSRHWSDGFDDIKIRFFSQSGQESGSGSLLSFQSVLSDEGDSGMDLSSFKNEDICQYIDRSFAFWKEKEAEIFDFEH